One region of Streptomyces sp. CG4 genomic DNA includes:
- a CDS encoding phosphopantetheine-binding protein — MSTEWEPEFEEILRGFLPFLAEDESLDPDLDLRDMGLDSLGTVELLGKLEAQYQVHFVDDALNRDTFATPDALWTTVARLADPVA, encoded by the coding sequence ATGAGCACGGAGTGGGAACCCGAGTTCGAGGAGATTCTGCGCGGCTTTCTGCCGTTCCTGGCCGAGGACGAGTCCCTCGACCCTGATCTCGACCTGCGCGACATGGGGCTGGACTCGCTCGGCACCGTGGAATTGCTCGGCAAGCTGGAGGCCCAGTACCAGGTGCACTTCGTCGATGACGCGCTCAACCGGGACACTTTCGCCACACCTGACGCACTGTGGACCACGGTGGCCCGGCTGGCCGATCCAGTCGCCTGA